A genomic segment from Halomonas sp. TA22 encodes:
- a CDS encoding homoserine kinase: MAVFTPLSEAQVAEFLMRFDAGTLTQLEGVPSGTENTTYFVTTDRHALVLTLFEQGDHDELPFFVDLLDYLADHRLPVAGPLHDHQGIALQSLAGKPALLFPRLPGKYPKAPNLEQCRALGYALGHMHAVSRHFDGHRPNPRDLHWLVAMHHRVLGYLSPEDQLLMSDEVDAYQEFFGGAPDLPQGALHGDLFRDNTLYEGERLGGIIDFYNGCTGDLLFDLAIVINDWATQADGSLDAERYTVILGAYQARRELSDAERAAWPMMLRMTALRYWLSRLLVVYVDPPAHDLTPHDPEQFRRILLERLSRGALPLPDRSPA; this comes from the coding sequence ATGGCCGTATTCACTCCGCTGAGCGAGGCTCAGGTCGCGGAATTTCTTATGCGCTTCGATGCCGGCACGTTGACCCAGCTCGAAGGCGTGCCCAGCGGCACGGAAAACACCACCTACTTCGTCACGACCGACCGCCACGCGCTGGTATTGACGCTGTTCGAACAGGGCGATCATGACGAGCTGCCGTTCTTCGTCGATCTGCTCGACTATCTTGCCGATCATCGGCTGCCGGTTGCCGGCCCGCTGCATGACCATCAAGGCATCGCGCTGCAGAGCCTGGCCGGCAAGCCGGCGCTGCTGTTCCCGCGCCTGCCTGGCAAATATCCCAAGGCCCCGAACCTCGAACAGTGCCGTGCGCTGGGCTACGCGCTTGGCCATATGCATGCCGTCTCGCGCCACTTCGACGGGCATCGCCCCAATCCTCGCGACCTGCACTGGCTGGTTGCCATGCATCACCGCGTGCTGGGCTATCTCTCGCCAGAGGATCAGCTGTTGATGAGCGACGAGGTGGATGCCTATCAGGAGTTCTTCGGCGGTGCGCCGGACCTGCCCCAGGGCGCCCTGCACGGCGATCTGTTTCGCGACAATACTCTGTACGAGGGCGAGCGGCTGGGTGGCATCATCGACTTCTACAACGGCTGCACCGGCGATCTTCTCTTCGATCTGGCCATCGTGATCAATGACTGGGCGACCCAAGCCGATGGCAGTCTCGATGCCGAACGCTATACAGTGATTCTCGGCGCCTACCAGGCACGCCGTGAGTTGAGCGATGCCGAGCGCGCAGCCTGGCCGATGATGCTGCGCATGACTGCGCTGCGCTACTGGCTATCGCGTCTGCTGGTGGTGTATGTCGACCCGCCAGCCCACGACCTGACACCCCATGACCCGGAGCAGTTTCGCCGCATACTGCTCGAACGCCTCTCCCGCGGCGCCCTCCCGCTCCCCGACCGGAGTCCTGCATGA
- a CDS encoding DUF2782 domain-containing protein yields MYISRFLTALLLGSCLMLGAASVVAQSAPAPTVTTRQEGGDTIREYRINGHLYAIEIRTASGQAYHLMDHDGNGNFARESGTDIRAPGWVLPPR; encoded by the coding sequence ATGTATATTTCCCGGTTTCTGACCGCCCTGCTCTTGGGCAGCTGCCTGATGCTGGGTGCCGCGTCGGTAGTCGCGCAATCCGCTCCTGCCCCCACCGTCACCACGCGTCAGGAGGGGGGGGATACCATTCGCGAGTACCGCATCAATGGCCACCTCTATGCCATCGAGATCCGCACGGCCAGCGGCCAGGCCTACCATCTGATGGATCACGATGGCAACGGCAACTTCGCCCGCGAGAGCGGCACCGATATCCGCGCGCCCGGCTGGGTTCTCCCGCCGCGCTAG
- the polA gene encoding DNA polymerase I, whose translation MAATPIVLVDGSSYLYRAFHALPPLTTSHGQPTGAVKGVLNMLKSLIRQYPDSPMAVVFDAKGKTFRDDLYEQYKAHRPPMPDDLRSQVESLHACVKALGLPLLCIEGVEADDVIGTLARRATEAGRDAVISTGDKDMAQLVNGHITLVNTMKGETLDVAGVESKFGLPPELIIDFLALMGDKVDNIPGVPGVGEKTALGLLQGMGGGLDTIYADLERVKTLDFRGAKTLAKKLDEHREQAFLSYQLATIKTDCELPVGLDDLGIAHPDRETLKRLYTELEFKAWLSELLAGKDEGVDDVPGGVGVSSGAAPKGESGDSTSASFDFDAPPESVAACKNHLLLTQQELDGWLARLDACEAFCFDLETNSLNYMEAEIVGVGLALEPGEAAYIPLAHDYLDVPDQLDRDSVLATLKPLWEDPKRGKIGQNLKYDISVLSNYGIHVKGALTDTMLESYVLNSTATRHDMDSLALKYLGHKTVSFEDIAGKGTKQLTFNQIDLEQAVPYACEDADITLRLHCALRPRIEAEGRLAEVLDTLERPLIPVLSRMERTGVALDAERLHTQSQELAERIRELESHAFELAGREFNLGSPKQLGQILFEEQKIPVIKKTPKGAPSTAEAVLEELALDYPLPKVIMEHRGLAKLKSTYTDKLPLLINKRSGRVHTSYHQAVTATGRLSSSDPNLQNIPIRTEEGRKIRQAFIARPGYRIVAADYSQIELRIMAHLSEDAGLLSAFAEDRDIHTATAAEVFGVALDKVSGDQRRSAKAINFGLIYGMSAWGLSKQLHIERGQAQTYIERYFDRYPGVARYMDRIRAQAAEDGFVETVFGRRLYLPEIRAQNHARRQGAERTAINAPMQGTAADIIKRAMIAVDAWLQDEACMFDAWMVMQVHDELVFEVKEVQVEGFIDAVKGYMRDAAELKVPLVVEAQSGANWDEAH comes from the coding sequence ATGGCTGCAACCCCCATCGTTCTCGTCGACGGATCCTCTTATCTCTATCGCGCCTTCCATGCGCTGCCGCCGCTGACCACTTCCCATGGGCAGCCTACCGGGGCGGTCAAGGGCGTACTCAACATGCTCAAGAGCCTGATTCGCCAATATCCGGATAGCCCCATGGCGGTGGTCTTCGATGCCAAGGGCAAGACCTTTCGCGACGATCTGTACGAGCAGTACAAGGCGCACCGGCCGCCGATGCCCGACGATCTGCGCAGCCAGGTCGAGTCGCTGCACGCCTGCGTGAAGGCGCTGGGTTTGCCGCTGCTGTGCATCGAGGGGGTCGAGGCCGATGACGTGATCGGCACCTTGGCGCGTCGGGCCACCGAGGCTGGCCGTGACGCGGTGATCTCCACCGGCGACAAGGACATGGCGCAGCTGGTCAATGGGCATATCACCCTGGTCAACACCATGAAGGGCGAGACGCTGGATGTGGCCGGAGTGGAGAGCAAGTTCGGCCTGCCGCCCGAGCTGATCATCGATTTCCTGGCGTTGATGGGCGACAAGGTCGACAACATTCCCGGCGTGCCGGGGGTCGGCGAGAAGACCGCGCTGGGTCTGCTGCAGGGCATGGGTGGTGGGCTCGATACCATTTACGCCGACCTCGAGCGGGTCAAGACGCTCGACTTCCGCGGCGCCAAGACGCTGGCCAAGAAGCTCGACGAGCATCGCGAGCAGGCGTTCCTCTCCTACCAGCTCGCGACCATCAAGACCGACTGCGAGCTGCCGGTGGGGCTTGACGATCTCGGCATCGCCCACCCCGATCGCGAGACGCTCAAGCGGCTATATACCGAGCTCGAGTTCAAGGCCTGGCTCTCTGAGCTACTGGCCGGCAAGGACGAGGGGGTGGATGATGTTCCCGGCGGGGTGGGCGTCAGTTCCGGTGCTGCGCCCAAAGGGGAGAGCGGCGACTCGACCAGTGCCAGCTTCGACTTCGACGCGCCGCCGGAGAGCGTGGCCGCGTGCAAGAATCACCTGCTCCTGACCCAGCAGGAGCTCGATGGCTGGCTGGCGCGGCTGGATGCCTGTGAGGCATTCTGCTTCGATCTCGAGACCAATAGCCTCAACTACATGGAGGCCGAGATCGTCGGCGTTGGCTTGGCATTGGAGCCCGGCGAGGCGGCCTACATTCCACTCGCCCACGACTATCTCGACGTGCCCGATCAGCTTGATCGCGATAGCGTACTGGCCACGCTCAAGCCGCTGTGGGAGGACCCCAAGCGCGGCAAGATCGGCCAGAATCTCAAGTACGACATCTCGGTGCTGTCCAACTACGGCATTCACGTCAAGGGCGCGCTCACCGACACCATGCTCGAATCCTACGTACTCAACTCCACCGCCACGCGCCACGACATGGATTCGCTGGCACTCAAGTACCTGGGCCACAAGACCGTCAGTTTCGAGGATATCGCTGGCAAGGGGACCAAGCAGCTTACCTTCAACCAGATCGATCTCGAGCAGGCGGTGCCCTACGCCTGCGAGGATGCCGACATCACCCTGCGGCTGCACTGTGCGCTGCGCCCGCGCATCGAGGCCGAAGGGCGCCTGGCCGAGGTGCTCGATACGCTGGAGCGGCCATTGATCCCGGTGCTGTCGCGCATGGAGCGCACCGGCGTGGCACTGGATGCCGAGCGTCTGCACACGCAAAGTCAGGAGCTTGCCGAGCGCATCCGCGAACTGGAGAGTCATGCTTTCGAACTCGCCGGACGCGAATTCAACCTCGGCTCGCCCAAGCAGCTCGGCCAGATCCTGTTCGAGGAGCAGAAGATCCCGGTAATCAAGAAAACTCCCAAGGGAGCCCCCTCCACCGCTGAGGCGGTGCTCGAGGAGCTGGCGCTAGACTACCCGCTGCCCAAGGTGATCATGGAACATCGTGGCCTGGCCAAGCTCAAGTCGACCTACACCGACAAGCTGCCACTGCTGATCAACAAGCGCAGCGGGCGGGTGCATACCAGCTACCATCAGGCAGTCACCGCCACCGGGCGGCTCTCGTCGTCCGACCCCAACCTGCAGAACATTCCCATCCGTACCGAGGAGGGCAGGAAGATTCGGCAGGCCTTCATCGCCCGCCCCGGGTATCGTATCGTCGCCGCCGACTACTCGCAGATCGAGCTGCGCATCATGGCGCATCTCTCCGAGGATGCGGGGCTGCTCTCGGCCTTCGCCGAGGATCGCGACATTCACACCGCTACTGCCGCCGAGGTGTTCGGCGTGGCGCTCGACAAGGTCAGCGGCGATCAGCGGCGCAGCGCCAAGGCAATCAACTTCGGGCTAATCTACGGCATGAGCGCCTGGGGGCTCTCCAAGCAGCTGCATATCGAGCGCGGCCAGGCGCAGACCTATATCGAGCGCTACTTCGACCGCTATCCCGGTGTGGCGCGCTACATGGACCGTATCCGGGCCCAGGCCGCCGAGGACGGCTTCGTCGAGACGGTGTTCGGTCGGCGCCTCTATCTGCCCGAGATTCGTGCCCAGAATCACGCTCGCCGCCAGGGGGCCGAGCGCACCGCGATCAATGCGCCGATGCAGGGCACCGCCGCAGATATCATCAAGCGGGCCATGATTGCCGTCGATGCCTGGTTGCAGGACGAGGCGTGCATGTTCGATGCCTGGATGGTGATGCAGGTCCACGACGAACTGGTCTTCGAAGTGAAAGAGGTCCAGGTCGAAGGTTTCATCGACGCGGTCAAGGGGTACATGCGCGACGCCGCCGAGCTCAAGGTGCCGCTGGTCGTCGAGGCGCAGAGCGGCGCCAACTGGGACGAGGCGCACTAG
- a CDS encoding ABC transporter ATP-binding protein codes for MTALNRHVTKERSSRPATDPLLTIDNLSKRYRAQDAFAVERVGFSLGNGEILALLGPSGCGKTTTLRMIAGFEHPDEGDIILRGASVLDQPPQQRRIGIVFQDYALFPHMTLGQNVAFAMRHLPRHKRPAKAREWLDLVGLADLSERMPDELSGGQQQRVALARTLAAEPQLVLLDEPFSNLDAALRESTRKEVRRLFKSAGTSVILVTHDQAEALSFADKVGVMHAGRLIQIDRPERVYQHPASAFVAEFLGHTNLLDGEADGEIAHTALGPVAITPASQGPVRVSLRPEHLALSPAPDGQGATIMEREFRGHDCFYLLEQRGQRFCAITPSHLLWKVGEQVCLEPQRTATVLKH; via the coding sequence ATGACCGCGCTCAACCGCCACGTGACGAAGGAGCGCTCATCACGCCCCGCCACCGATCCGCTGTTGACGATCGACAACCTGAGCAAGCGCTACCGTGCCCAGGACGCGTTCGCCGTGGAGCGGGTGGGCTTCAGCCTGGGCAACGGTGAGATACTTGCCCTGCTTGGCCCCAGCGGCTGCGGCAAGACCACCACGCTGCGCATGATCGCCGGTTTCGAGCATCCCGATGAGGGCGACATCATCCTGCGCGGCGCAAGCGTTCTCGACCAGCCACCACAGCAACGACGCATCGGCATCGTATTCCAGGATTATGCGCTGTTCCCGCACATGACCCTTGGCCAGAACGTCGCCTTTGCGATGCGCCATTTGCCGCGTCACAAGCGCCCGGCCAAGGCGCGGGAGTGGCTCGACCTGGTGGGCCTTGCCGATCTCTCCGAGCGCATGCCGGACGAACTCTCCGGTGGCCAACAGCAGCGCGTGGCCCTGGCCAGGACACTGGCCGCCGAGCCGCAACTGGTGCTGCTCGACGAGCCCTTCTCCAACCTGGATGCGGCGCTGCGCGAGTCGACGCGCAAGGAAGTACGCCGGCTATTCAAGTCGGCGGGTACCTCGGTGATCCTAGTCACCCACGACCAGGCCGAGGCGCTATCGTTTGCTGACAAGGTGGGAGTGATGCATGCCGGCCGGTTGATCCAGATCGACCGCCCCGAACGTGTCTATCAACATCCTGCGAGCGCCTTCGTCGCTGAATTTCTCGGTCACACCAACCTGCTCGATGGCGAGGCCGATGGCGAGATCGCCCACACGGCGCTGGGCCCGGTGGCGATCACCCCGGCAAGTCAAGGCCCGGTACGCGTCTCGCTGCGCCCTGAGCATCTAGCACTCTCCCCCGCTCCGGACGGTCAAGGAGCGACCATCATGGAGCGAGAGTTCCGCGGCCACGACTGTTTCTATCTGCTTGAGCAGCGCGGCCAGCGCTTCTGCGCCATTACCCCAAGCCATCTGCTATGGAAGGTGGGAGAGCAGGTGTGCCTGGAGCCACAGCGCACCGCTACGGTGCTCAAGCACTGA
- a CDS encoding iron ABC transporter permease: MNQTPLASTAPRRFRAFSMGRHVPLHILLPSLLAAGIMLVPLFYLALRAAEADMATLSHLVFRPRNLTLLINTLTLALGVVILTTFMALPLAWLVVRSDIRFKRALTVLGVIPLAVPGYVMAYALIGLGGNYGVLAQLTGWQLPRIEGYFGATLALSLYTFPYLFLNLRATLAGLDGNLEESAKSLGYGSRDVFLRVILPHLAPSLMAGWLVITLYVLGDFGAVALMRYEAFSYAIYTQYSGAFDRIYAAWLSIMLLALAASFVMLDSLVVKRKLARVGTGVARPVKPVRLGRMRWVAYPYLLLIFGASIGLPALILGYWLLLSPPEISFFARVPATFLRSAGAALPAALLAAAFALPIAYLTVRYPSRAASLIERSAYIGYALPPLTLALAMVFFSLRTAPFLYQTLTLLIVTWAMASLALALGPIRNALLQTRPSMEEASHSLGHGPIATFFRVIFPRLRRGILAGVVLVFVLCMKELPITFLLAPTGYTTLAVTVFTRTSEGMLAEAAPFAAAIVVFSSLSVAMLLTKEGKR; encoded by the coding sequence ATGAACCAGACACCGCTCGCCAGCACCGCTCCCAGACGATTCCGAGCGTTCAGCATGGGTCGTCATGTGCCGCTGCATATTCTGCTGCCCTCTCTGCTGGCCGCAGGCATCATGCTGGTCCCTCTATTCTATCTGGCTCTGCGCGCTGCCGAGGCCGATATGGCCACCCTCTCTCACCTGGTGTTTCGCCCACGCAACCTGACGCTGTTGATCAATACGCTCACCCTGGCGCTGGGCGTCGTCATCCTCACCACCTTCATGGCGCTGCCGCTGGCCTGGCTGGTGGTACGCAGCGACATTCGCTTCAAACGCGCCTTGACCGTTCTCGGCGTGATTCCCCTGGCGGTACCCGGCTACGTAATGGCCTACGCGCTGATCGGCCTGGGCGGCAACTACGGCGTGCTCGCTCAGCTCACCGGCTGGCAGTTGCCGCGTATCGAAGGGTATTTCGGGGCTACACTGGCACTGTCGCTCTATACCTTCCCCTATCTGTTTCTCAATCTGCGCGCGACCCTGGCCGGGCTGGACGGCAATCTGGAGGAGAGTGCCAAGAGCCTCGGCTATGGCAGTCGCGACGTCTTTCTGCGCGTAATCCTGCCCCATCTGGCCCCCTCGCTGATGGCCGGCTGGCTAGTGATCACGCTCTACGTGCTGGGCGACTTCGGCGCCGTGGCACTGATGCGCTACGAGGCCTTCAGCTACGCGATCTACACCCAGTACTCCGGCGCCTTCGATCGCATCTACGCGGCCTGGCTGTCGATCATGCTGCTGGCGCTCGCCGCCAGCTTCGTGATGCTCGATAGCCTGGTCGTCAAGCGCAAGCTAGCCCGGGTGGGCACCGGCGTGGCGCGCCCCGTCAAGCCGGTGCGCCTGGGGCGGATGCGCTGGGTCGCCTACCCTTACCTGCTGTTGATCTTCGGCGCCTCGATCGGTCTTCCCGCCCTGATTCTCGGCTACTGGTTGTTGCTCTCGCCACCGGAGATCAGCTTCTTCGCCCGGGTGCCCGCCACCTTCCTGCGCTCGGCTGGCGCCGCGCTGCCGGCCGCCCTGCTCGCCGCCGCCTTCGCGTTGCCCATCGCCTATCTCACGGTGCGCTACCCCTCCCGGGCCGCTAGCTTGATCGAGCGTTCGGCCTATATCGGCTATGCGCTGCCACCCCTAACGCTGGCGCTGGCCATGGTGTTCTTCTCGCTGCGCACCGCACCGTTTCTCTATCAGACGCTCACCTTGCTGATCGTGACTTGGGCGATGGCCTCGCTGGCGCTCGCCCTGGGCCCGATCCGCAACGCTCTGCTTCAGACCCGACCGAGCATGGAGGAGGCGTCGCACTCGCTGGGCCACGGGCCGATCGCCACCTTCTTCCGGGTGATCTTCCCGCGCCTGAGGCGCGGCATCCTGGCCGGGGTGGTGCTGGTGTTCGTGCTGTGCATGAAGGAGTTGCCGATCACCTTCCTGCTCGCCCCTACCGGCTATACCACTCTCGCCGTGACCGTATTCACTCGAACTTCGGAAGGCATGCTCGCTGAAGCGGCCCCCTTCGCCGCCGCCATCGTAGTGTTCTCAAGCCTCTCCGTCGCCATGCTATTGACCAAGGAGGGCAAGCGATGA
- a CDS encoding iron ABC transporter substrate-binding protein, whose protein sequence is MAKLLTPTATILATLLAVPLASANDLTLYSGRGESMAEPIIAQFERNTGISVNVRYGDTAQLAVLLQEEGERSPADLYWGQDAGAMGALSKAGLLAELPGDIYEGLPTIYTSETGNWVAASGRARVVAYSPERVDEEALPDSAFDLVEEQYEGRVGWAPTNGSFQSFVTAMRVEHGDERTLEWLEGMRDNGAVTFRNNATQVQGIADGEIDFALVNNYYLPRFLANDSDFPVEQAFFSEGDIGNLVNVAGIGVLESSDNKEAAIDFVRFLLSPAAQQYFTGNVYEYPVTRDVIQNPELEDFDRLLDVSPEIDLDDLDDLEGTLNLLRDAELL, encoded by the coding sequence ATGGCTAAACTCCTCACGCCAACCGCCACGATCCTGGCCACCCTGCTCGCCGTCCCGCTGGCCTCCGCCAACGACCTGACTCTCTATTCGGGGCGGGGCGAGTCGATGGCGGAACCGATCATCGCCCAGTTCGAAAGAAACACGGGTATCAGCGTCAACGTGCGCTATGGCGACACGGCACAGCTTGCGGTGCTGCTGCAAGAGGAAGGGGAGCGTTCGCCGGCCGATCTCTACTGGGGGCAGGATGCCGGTGCCATGGGCGCCCTCAGCAAGGCGGGCCTGCTGGCCGAGCTGCCCGGCGACATCTATGAAGGCTTGCCGACCATCTACACCAGCGAAACCGGTAACTGGGTAGCGGCCAGCGGGCGCGCGCGCGTGGTGGCCTACTCGCCGGAACGCGTCGACGAGGAGGCGCTTCCCGACAGCGCCTTCGATCTGGTCGAGGAGCAGTATGAAGGCCGGGTCGGCTGGGCACCGACCAATGGATCCTTCCAATCCTTCGTGACTGCCATGCGTGTGGAGCATGGCGACGAGCGCACCCTGGAGTGGCTCGAGGGCATGCGTGACAACGGCGCCGTCACCTTCCGCAACAACGCCACCCAGGTACAGGGTATCGCCGATGGGGAAATCGACTTCGCCCTCGTCAACAATTACTATTTGCCGCGGTTCCTGGCCAACGACAGTGATTTTCCGGTCGAGCAGGCGTTCTTCAGCGAAGGCGACATCGGCAATCTGGTAAATGTCGCGGGCATTGGCGTACTCGAGAGCAGCGACAACAAGGAAGCCGCCATCGACTTCGTGCGCTTCCTGCTCTCGCCCGCCGCCCAGCAGTACTTCACCGGCAACGTATATGAATATCCGGTGACTCGCGACGTCATCCAGAACCCGGAACTCGAGGATTTCGATCGTCTGCTAGACGTCAGCCCCGAGATCGATCTGGACGATCTGGACGATCTCGAAGGGACGCTAAACCTGTTACGTGATGCCGAATTGCTTTAA
- a CDS encoding SDR family NAD(P)-dependent oxidoreductase — MVALPQTPSLRLDGRSALITGASKGIGLAVACALAQAGARVTLMARRPAELEGLVEALQAAGLAAEALPLDVTDDQAVRQVLKGRRFDILVNNAGTNRPKPIGDVTHEDYAAVMDLNVRAAYFLTQWVTEHMPSGGSVINVSSQMGHVGAVNRSLYCASKSAVEGMTRAMAVELGPRGIRVNTLCPTFIETPMTKPFFEQPGFLDDVLTKIPLGRLGQIEDVMGPVVFLASPASALVTGSALMVDGGWTAH; from the coding sequence ATGGTTGCCCTGCCACAAACCCCGAGCCTGCGCCTGGACGGGCGCAGCGCTCTGATCACCGGCGCCAGCAAGGGCATCGGCCTGGCGGTGGCCTGTGCCCTGGCGCAGGCCGGTGCTCGGGTTACTCTGATGGCCCGTCGCCCGGCAGAGCTCGAGGGGTTGGTCGAGGCTCTGCAGGCAGCAGGCCTCGCCGCCGAAGCTCTGCCGCTGGACGTCACCGATGATCAAGCCGTACGCCAGGTCCTCAAGGGGCGCCGCTTCGATATTCTCGTCAACAATGCGGGCACCAATCGCCCCAAGCCGATCGGCGACGTCACTCACGAGGATTACGCGGCGGTCATGGATCTCAATGTGCGGGCCGCCTACTTTCTCACCCAATGGGTGACGGAACATATGCCAAGCGGCGGCAGCGTCATCAACGTCTCCTCGCAGATGGGCCATGTAGGAGCGGTCAATCGCAGCCTGTACTGCGCCTCCAAGTCAGCCGTGGAGGGCATGACCCGCGCCATGGCGGTGGAGCTTGGCCCTCGCGGCATTCGCGTCAACACTCTTTGCCCGACCTTCATCGAGACGCCGATGACCAAGCCCTTCTTCGAGCAGCCGGGCTTTCTCGATGACGTGCTGACCAAGATTCCCCTGGGCCGGCTGGGCCAGATCGAGGATGTGATGGGGCCAGTGGTGTTTCTCGCCTCACCCGCGTCCGCACTGGTCACGGGCAGCGCATTGATGGTGGATGGCGGCTGGACCGCCCACTGA
- the hisD gene encoding histidinol dehydrogenase codes for MVRHLKSGASVEVRAEADRKVRETVEKTLTDIESRGDAAVRELSEKFDDWSPAAFRLSPEEIDRAMSEVSKQDLEDIRFAQAQIRRFAEAQLASMQPVEVENSPGVILGHKHIPINAVGCYIPGGAYPMVASAHMSVLTAKVAGVKRVVAAAPPYKGKPHPAIVAAMHMAGADEILVLGGVQAVGSMAIGTESIDPVDMLVGPGNAFVAEAKRQLFGRVGIDLFAGPTETLVIADETVDGLLCATDLLGQAEHGPTSPAALLTNSETLAKKTMAAIEELLQKLPTAEIARQAWESYGEIIVCDSHEEMLQVADDMAYEHVQVMTEDPDYYLENLTNYGALFLGPRTNVAYGDKVIGTNHTLPTKKAARYTGGLWVGKFLKTCTYQRVLSDEASAEIGAYCSRLCALEGFAGHGEQANERVRRYGKRDVPYASAVEPQ; via the coding sequence ATGGTGCGCCATCTCAAATCAGGGGCTTCCGTCGAAGTCCGCGCCGAAGCTGATCGCAAGGTCCGTGAAACCGTCGAGAAGACGCTTACCGACATCGAATCGCGCGGCGATGCCGCCGTGCGCGAGCTTTCCGAGAAGTTCGACGACTGGTCACCCGCCGCCTTCCGCCTGTCCCCGGAGGAGATCGACCGAGCCATGTCGGAAGTGTCCAAGCAGGATCTGGAAGACATCCGTTTCGCTCAGGCGCAGATCCGCCGCTTCGCCGAAGCCCAGCTCGCCTCCATGCAGCCTGTCGAGGTGGAGAACAGCCCCGGCGTCATCCTCGGTCACAAGCACATTCCCATCAATGCCGTGGGCTGCTACATCCCCGGCGGCGCCTACCCCATGGTCGCCTCGGCGCATATGAGCGTGCTGACCGCCAAGGTCGCCGGCGTCAAGCGCGTGGTAGCCGCCGCTCCGCCTTACAAGGGTAAGCCACACCCGGCCATCGTGGCCGCCATGCACATGGCCGGTGCCGACGAGATCCTGGTACTCGGCGGCGTGCAGGCCGTAGGCTCCATGGCGATCGGTACCGAGAGCATCGACCCGGTGGACATGCTGGTCGGTCCGGGCAATGCCTTCGTCGCCGAAGCCAAACGTCAGCTGTTCGGACGCGTGGGCATCGATCTGTTCGCCGGCCCCACCGAAACCCTGGTAATCGCCGACGAGACCGTCGACGGCCTGCTGTGCGCCACCGACCTGCTGGGCCAGGCGGAGCACGGGCCAACCTCGCCGGCCGCCCTGCTCACCAATTCCGAGACGCTGGCCAAGAAGACCATGGCGGCCATCGAGGAGCTGCTCCAGAAGCTGCCCACCGCTGAGATCGCCCGCCAAGCCTGGGAGAGCTACGGCGAGATCATCGTCTGCGACAGTCATGAGGAGATGCTGCAGGTCGCCGACGACATGGCCTACGAGCACGTTCAGGTCATGACCGAGGACCCCGACTACTACCTCGAGAATTTGACCAACTACGGCGCCCTGTTCCTCGGGCCGCGCACCAACGTGGCCTATGGCGACAAGGTGATCGGCACCAACCATACCTTGCCGACCAAGAAGGCGGCTCGCTACACCGGGGGCCTGTGGGTTGGCAAGTTCCTCAAGACCTGCACCTATCAGCGCGTGCTGAGCGATGAGGCATCCGCCGAGATTGGCGCCTACTGCTCACGCCTGTGCGCCCTCGAGGGCTTTGCCGGTCATGGCGAGCAGGCCAACGAGCGGGTGCGCCGTTACGGCAAGCGTGACGTGCCTTATGCCTCTGCCGTAGAGCCGCAGTAA
- a CDS encoding LacI family DNA-binding transcriptional regulator: MKKRPVTSRDVAALAGVSQSAVSRCFSPNASISDRTRQKVLEAAKTLGYHPNRIARSLITRSSRVIAVVMSQLDNPFYSLAIDRASRYFQREGFHLLLFMVGEDGESEGVMAEILQSQADGILMLSASLSSSLAQECADRNISVVVINRTVDFAGVSQVSSDNYDGGYWVGSFLAAAGHERIAFIAGLSSSSTSEYRRKGFMEGLAAAGKSCFAIERGDYQFDLARAATRRLFSKPPWPDAIFAANDYMAIAVIETLRDELGLGVPQDVSVVGFDDMPMSAWPSYRLTTVQQPLERMVTEAAELLLEQVREGSVSAVHKVMPVVPILRESARRPSLILSDGHL; encoded by the coding sequence ATGAAGAAACGCCCCGTCACTTCCCGTGACGTAGCAGCGCTTGCCGGCGTGTCGCAGTCGGCGGTGAGCCGTTGCTTCTCTCCCAACGCCAGCATCTCCGACAGGACGCGTCAGAAGGTACTGGAGGCGGCGAAGACGTTGGGTTACCACCCCAATCGTATTGCTCGCTCGTTGATCACACGCTCGTCTCGCGTCATTGCCGTGGTGATGTCCCAGCTCGACAACCCCTTTTACTCATTGGCGATCGACCGTGCGTCTCGCTACTTTCAGCGTGAAGGCTTCCACCTGCTGCTGTTCATGGTCGGCGAGGATGGCGAGTCGGAGGGCGTCATGGCGGAAATCCTGCAAAGCCAGGCCGACGGCATCCTGATGCTCTCGGCGTCGCTCTCCTCCTCGCTTGCCCAAGAGTGCGCGGATCGCAACATTTCCGTGGTCGTCATCAACCGTACCGTTGACTTCGCTGGCGTCAGCCAGGTTTCCAGCGACAACTACGATGGCGGCTACTGGGTCGGCAGCTTTCTGGCGGCCGCCGGGCACGAGCGCATCGCGTTCATTGCGGGACTCTCCAGCTCCTCCACCAGCGAATATCGGCGCAAGGGTTTCATGGAGGGGTTGGCCGCCGCGGGCAAGTCGTGCTTCGCCATCGAGCGGGGAGATTATCAGTTCGATCTGGCCAGGGCGGCCACGCGCCGGCTGTTTTCCAAGCCGCCTTGGCCCGATGCCATCTTCGCTGCCAACGATTACATGGCGATTGCCGTCATCGAGACGCTACGCGACGAACTCGGTCTGGGCGTACCTCAAGACGTCTCGGTGGTCGGGTTCGACGATATGCCCATGTCCGCCTGGCCCAGCTACCGGTTGACCACAGTTCAGCAGCCACTGGAGCGCATGGTGACCGAGGCGGCCGAGTTGCTGCTCGAGCAGGTTCGCGAAGGTTCGGTCAGCGCCGTGCACAAGGTCATGCCGGTCGTGCCCATCCTCCGGGAGAGCGCCAGGCGTCCGTCGCTCATACTCAGCGACGGACACCTCTAG